TGCTCGAAGGCTTGGTTCAGGAACCGATCGACCTGATTTTCGAGCGTGAGTTGCACGTGAACGGCGCGGTGCGAATCCCCGTCACGTTCGCCGCCGGCGGCGCGGGCGAGCCGATCCGATCGCACCCGAAGGCGCTCGCCCAGTGCAGTGATTGGATCGCCGGCCGGGCCACGCAAGCCGCCCCGAGCACCGCCGACGCCGCCAAGCTCGCCGCGACCGACGGCGGCACCGCGCTCGCCGCCCGCCCCGCCATCGAAGCCGCCGGGCTCACGGTCATCCACGACGACGTCGGCAACCGTCGTGGCGGCCGGGCCAACTTCACCGACTTCCTTTTCGTCGCTGACACGCCTGCTGATCTGCGGGCCGGTGACTATCGGACGCTCCTCGCGGTGACGCCCGCGGAGGAACGCCCCGGCCTGCTCGCGGAGTTGCTCGCCCAGTTCGCCTTCCACCGGCTCAACATCGCCAAGATCCACAGCCGCCCCGCCTTCGGGGCCAACCACGACATCGAGCCGCAGATGTTCTACTTGGAGGTCATGTGTCGGCCCGACGACGACGCATTCGTGCGTTGTGCCGAGGCGATCCGCTGGCACTTCCGAAGCAGCGCCGACGCCGTCCGATTACTCGGCGGCTGGCCCGCATTAGGCTGATTTCGCCGGTAAACCCCCGGTGAGTTCGACCCGATGCGCACTGCATGGTCGCCAAGGCGGAGAAAACCAAACGTGCGTCGGCCCGCAAGGCCGAACCCAAAGCTGCCGCCCGCTCATCCGCGGTGCAGACGCCCATCCAGATCTACCTCAAGCAGATCAACAACTCGCCGCTGCTCACCGCCGACGACGAGAAGCTGCTCGCCCGTCGGATCATCCACCATCAGGACGCCCGCGCCCGTGACCGCATGGTCCGCTCCAACCTGCGCCTGGTCGTCAACATCGCCAAGCACTACACCAACCGCGGCCTCACGCTGCTCGATCTCATCGAGGAAGGCAACGTCGGCCTGCTCAAAGCCGTCGAGGGCTTCGACCCGGAAAACGGCGCACGCTTCTCCACCTACGCCAGTTGGTGGATCAAGCAGGCGATCAAGCGTGCCCTGATCAACGGCGGCCAGCCGATTCACATTCCCGCGTACATGGTCGAACTCATGACCAAGTTCCGCCGGGCCCACCACAAGCTCGAAGAAAAGCTCGGCCGCCCGCCGCGCGATTCGGAGATCGGCCGGGAGATGGACGTGCCGGTCAAGAAGGTCAAGATCATCCGCAAGGCGATCAAGGCGTTCAACGCCCCGAGCCAGTTCGGCGGCACCGGCCCCGATGGCGAGGAAGCCACCATCGCCGACGTCGTCTCCGACGACCGCACCCCCTTCCCCGACGAGCTCGTCCGCCACCGCGACGACCTGAAAAAGCTCGCAAGCGTGTTGGAGCAGATCGACGAACGGGCCGCGACGATCCTCAAGCTCCGCTACGGCCTCGAAGGCAACGACGGCGAACCGATGACCCTCAAGGAAATCGGCGCCCGCATCGGCCTGACAAGAGAACGCGTCCGCCAAATCGAGCACGAAACGCTCAAGCGCCTACGCGAAACGATGGAAGCGGCGTAAGCAAAATCGACTGCAAAGCCCACGGCTTCAGCCGTGGGTCCGCGAGACCGCACGACGACCCACGGCTGAAGCCGTGGGCTTTCGTAAACATCACTCAAACCGCAGCGCGTCCACCGGCTTGAGCCGTGCCGCCTGGATCGCGGGGACCACCGCGCCGATCACGCTGCTCACCACCGCCACGGCGAAGATCACCGTGGTCTTGAACGGCGGCAGTTCGCTCGGGATTTGATCGAACTGGTAGAACTGAGGATCCCACACCTGCACGCCCAGCAGGTTGTTCATCGCGTCGTGGATGGCGTTGATGTTCCAGACGACCACGCCGCCGAGCAGCACACCGAGCAGGCCGCCGACGATGCCGATGACCGCGCCGTAGCCGATAAAGATCCCGGCAATCCCCCACCCGGTCGCGCCGACGGATTTCAGGATGCCGATGTCGCGCGTCTTCTCCACGACGATCATGTAGAAGATGCAGAAGATCAGGAAGATCGCGACGATGCTCACGCCGCCGAGCAGGAACGTCACGAGTGCCGTTTCCTTCTCGACCTGCGAGATGAACGGGCGGTTCACGTCTTCCCAACTCACGACGTACGTCTGGCCGAACACGTCCAAGCCCTCCTCGAGCGCGACGGCGTCGACGATCTTTTTGACCTTGGCCTTGAGCACCTCGAGGTCCGTGCCGGGGACGGCGGCGACCTGAATCGCCGTGGTGCGGTCTGGCTCGCGAAACGCATTCCCCTCCGGATCGATCCCCTCACGCCCGACCATGTCGGCCATCTCTTGCAGGGTGTCGAAGTCGACGTACACCGTGTTGGCATCGCGGACATGCACGCCGGTCAGCGCGTCGTCGGCGACCCAGAACAACTGTGCGACGGGCGCGTCATCGGCACTGACCGCGATGCCGGAACCGGGCCGGGTCTTGGGCACGGTGAGCTTGGCGTCGAGGACGAACGTGCCGTAGCCGCGCGTCGGGCTGCCGTCTTCCTCGGTGTTGGGCGGGATGCGGGCCGAGAGGATCATGCCCGGCAAGTCCGACGCGTTGCGGCGTTGTCGCGAGAGATCAAGCTGCTCGTTGTAAATCCCCGGCGGCAACGGCAACGCCGTGCTCGGCCCCGACGCGTCGGCCAACTCGCGCAACGCGTCGGCCTGTGCTTCGGTCAACGCCGTCGGGTCTTCCGCCGCCGCCCGCAGCGCGGCCTTCTGCGCGTCCGTCACCTCGCCATCGCTGCGCGAAAGCAACGCCAACTCCTCCAGCTCGCCGAGCATGGCCACCTCGCCGTCGGCGATCTCATGGAGCAGTTGGTGCCGCAGGTATAACGCCTTGGGAAAATCGTTCACCAAACCGATGCGGTCCATCGGGTAGCCGACGACCTGCACACCGTCGGACAGGGTGCCCCGTTG
The nucleotide sequence above comes from Planctomycetota bacterium. Encoded proteins:
- a CDS encoding prephenate dehydratase domain-containing protein, giving the protein MPVHHLGPRGTFSEAAARHFGDELIPQPSFDALASAVGGDAVGVLPYYNLLEGLVQEPIDLIFERELHVNGAVRIPVTFAAGGAGEPIRSHPKALAQCSDWIAGRATQAAPSTADAAKLAATDGGTALAARPAIEAAGLTVIHDDVGNRRGGRANFTDFLFVADTPADLRAGDYRTLLAVTPAEERPGLLAELLAQFAFHRLNIAKIHSRPAFGANHDIEPQMFYLEVMCRPDDDAFVRCAEAIRWHFRSSADAVRLLGGWPALG
- a CDS encoding sigma-70 family RNA polymerase sigma factor; the encoded protein is MVAKAEKTKRASARKAEPKAAARSSAVQTPIQIYLKQINNSPLLTADDEKLLARRIIHHQDARARDRMVRSNLRLVVNIAKHYTNRGLTLLDLIEEGNVGLLKAVEGFDPENGARFSTYASWWIKQAIKRALINGGQPIHIPAYMVELMTKFRRAHHKLEEKLGRPPRDSEIGREMDVPVKKVKIIRKAIKAFNAPSQFGGTGPDGEEATIADVVSDDRTPFPDELVRHRDDLKKLASVLEQIDERAATILKLRYGLEGNDGEPMTLKEIGARIGLTRERVRQIEHETLKRLRETMEAA
- a CDS encoding FtsX-like permease family protein — translated: MYLPLLIRKYLFKRRIAWASLIAVMLCTAMVLVTISVMGGWLDTFKRSFKGLSGDVIVQAQSYSGFPHYERMVEELEKLPEVTAAVPTIEAFGFLSLQRGTLSDGVQVVGYPMDRIGLVNDFPKALYLRHQLLHEIADGEVAMLGELEELALLSRSDGEVTDAQKAALRAAAEDPTALTEAQADALRELADASGPSTALPLPPGIYNEQLDLSRQRRNASDLPGMILSARIPPNTEEDGSPTRGYGTFVLDAKLTVPKTRPGSGIAVSADDAPVAQLFWVADDALTGVHVRDANTVYVDFDTLQEMADMVGREGIDPEGNAFREPDRTTAIQVAAVPGTDLEVLKAKVKKIVDAVALEEGLDVFGQTYVVSWEDVNRPFISQVEKETALVTFLLGGVSIVAIFLIFCIFYMIVVEKTRDIGILKSVGATGWGIAGIFIGYGAVIGIVGGLLGVLLGGVVVWNINAIHDAMNNLLGVQVWDPQFYQFDQIPSELPPFKTTVIFAVAVVSSVIGAVVPAIQAARLKPVDALRFE